In one window of Maniola hyperantus chromosome 18, iAphHyp1.2, whole genome shotgun sequence DNA:
- the PQBP1 gene encoding polyglutamine-binding protein 1: MPLPPALAARLAKRGILQTNSTNDATNDTPLVQANEEIIAEDYDNNPEEVSPKEHFWEGIEGVNVDPIKGHKGCPNKSNIYHECSKVCVKTWKQGKLTPSEKYLENKRKVLELWPLPAGWEEVYDEGTGYFYFWNVNNNLVSWLPPSHPRAAPGESAAHLREERLLREGDESDESSEASDQEVPQQNHKEKRHERREKEREMVHHRDKKKHRVKDNDLDPMDPASYSDIPRGSWSSGLDAHAKTGVDTTASGSLYQMRPYPAPGAILAANAKQSSPPPSP; encoded by the coding sequence ATGCCACTACCACCTGCTCTGGCCGCACGTCTTGCCAAACGAGGCATATTACAAACGAACTCCACAAATGATGCTACCAATGATACTCCTTTAGTTCAAGCAAACGAAGAGATTATAGCAGAAGATTACGATAATAATCCCGAAGAGGTGAGCCCTAAGGAACACTTTTGGGAAGGTATAGAAGGGGTAAATGTTGACCCGATAAAAGGACATAAGGGTTGTCCAAATAAAAGCAATATCTATCATGAGTGCTCGAAAGTTTGTGTTAAAACATGGAAACAAGGAAAGCTTACGCCTAGCGAGAAGTATTTGGAAAACAAGCGAAAAGTCTTAGAACTGTGGCCGTTGCCGGCGGGCTGGGAGGAAGTGTACGATGAAGGAACTGGTTATTTTTACTTTTGGAACGTCAATAACAATCTAGTCTCGTGGTTGCCGCCGTCGCATCCTCGCGCTGCCCCAGGCGAGAGTGCTGCGCATCTTCGTGAGGAGAGACTCTTGAGAGAGGGAGACGAAAGTGATGAGAGCAGTGAAGCATCAGACCAAGAAGTGCCCCAGCAAAATCATAAAGAGAAACGCCATGAGCGCAGGGAGAAGGAACGGGAAATGGTACACCACAGAGATAAAAAGAAACATAGAGTCAAAGATAATGACTTGGACCCGATGGATCCAGCTTCATACTCTGATATTCCTAGAGGTAGTTGGTCCTCCGGACTTGATGCCCACGCTAAAACGGGTGTCGACACAACTGCATCAGGATCATTGTATCAGATGAGGCCATACCCTGCGCCGGGAGCCATCCTTGCTGCCAATGCCAAGCAGAGTTCTCCACCACCCTCTCCTTAG